TGTCACCTGCAGGGACTCAGTCTGCTCCTGCCGGACCAGGCAAGCTCAGTCCAGATCCATTCTGGCTTGCCGGCTCACTTTTTACAAACTCGGAGATTgtaggctggggaggtggctacTTGTCCGACACACATGATGACCTGGGCCTAGAGCCCCACGCCCTGTAATAGCCAGGCTAGGCAGTGCAGGTCTagaatgccagcactggggatgcagagatAGGAGggcccctggagctcactggccagtccaGCTGAAATGGTAAACCCAGGTTCGGgaagaaactatctcaaaaactaagcCACGGCTGATGCCTTTGCCCTTCGGGTGCTCCTTCTTCAGTGGCAATCTTCCCAGGGCtcctcacagagactgtgctcAGCTCCAGGGTCCCTTATGACTTACAGAGTGTAGCCACCCTCAGCAGCCTCGGGGCTGCCTCCTTCCCCTAACATTCtgaccctccttccttcccagtctcAAAGGCGGGGCTGCCTCCTTCCCCTAACATTCtgaccctccttccttcccagtctcAAAGGCAGGCCAAGGTCTTTCCCATGTGAACTTATAGACTACAAGCATATTGTCACAGAGCCCAAGTCAGCGGGGCACTGATCCCTCTGCCTCCGCTCCACGGTCTAGGCAGTGATGCCTCAGGCATTTGCCCTTGGGGTCTCCATGCTTCCTGACTCAGGCATTTGCCCTGGGGGTTTCCATACTTGCTGGCGGTCAGTAAGAAGCCTGGGGTCAGAATCTCCTGTCTCCCTGAGGCTCCTGTCCAGTCTTGCAAGTAGGAAGGGTTCACAGAATGAATACTTCCCAGACAGGGATCTATGGGTAACTTCCTATGTGAGCGAGTAAGTTGGGTGTTTCTGCGTGGGCCAGCCACCCGAGTCCTAGGCTTCTCAAGACACAGGAACATGACCCAGCACAGAAGGGCTGCGGAGTAGGGAGGTGGGGCTGTGCCATCCTGAGCCAGGTTTTCTTCCTGAGCCTTCAGGGCTTCACCAGTAACACAGAGACAGGAACTGACCAACCCTGCCTATCTCACACGAGGACCATGGGGATGCCATGGAAACCCAGATGCTACCTCTGACACAAGGGACTGACCCAAGGGTTTGCCTCACCTTGGAAGCGAACATAGGTGTTGAAAAGCAGGGTGCTGTCTTTGCTGCCTCCCTCCAGTGGCAAGTTCATCTTCCACCCTGTCACAGCCTTTACGAACCTGTTGATTTTCTCAGTGGCAAGACCTGGGTCGGTGGCTAAGTCCAGAGAGCGTGGGAAGATGGCAGGGGTGAAGGGGGCCAGGCCCTGAACAAATGGCTGCTTTAGGCGGAGGCCTGGGGCCGTGAAGAGGCCCACCACAGTGGACAGTAACAGAGGTGCCTGGCTGCTAGTTCCACCCTGGGTGACCAGCAGGCCCTGAATGGTCTGCAGAGCAGCAAGGACCTTGTGTCCATCCAGCCGGGAAGTACAGTCTCTATCCTTCACAGGGACACCCAACAGTGCCTGCAGCTGGCTGGCCGTGGGGTCCAAAGACCCAAGGTAGAAAGAAACCAGGGTGCCAAAGAGAgctggaggggagaggatggCCCCACTAGCCACGCCTCCTGCCTCACTCAGCATCTTGTACATGCGGAAGCCCATGAAATTGGCTATCATTGCAACCTGGGCAGCCCGCTGCTGATCCTCGGCCCCTAGCTTCTCGGTGGCCAGCACGAGCTGGTCGTGCAGGGTCTTCTCATCCACAGGGGAGGTCTTGGCCTGAATGGGCACAGGCGCAAAAGTGGGATCTGGGGGCGTCTCTGCATTGGAGCTCTCCAGCTGGGCGCAGCTGCTCTTGCTGTAGAAGAGCAGATGGAAGGGGTGGATGTATACCCGGTCCCCAGCTGCCAGGCTGACCCAGCTCAGGATGCAGAAGCTGATGGCCTTCAGACCCAGTCCTGTGGGAGTCATCGTTGACACGAGCGCTTGCTTCTGTGTGTCCTAGAATGACATTATGTGAGAGTGGTAAGTGGTTATTTGGAGCCCTGAAGCCAAACCTTTAGCTGCTCTGGTATTTCCAGTGACCGTGTGTAACGTACATTCTCTGAGTACACAGCCACGGCTGTTTTAGTTCACGGGACTACTGCTCTAGAAACGGGGCTTCCTCCTCATCCCCACATCAGGTCCAACTGCATCTGCATCACTTACTTCCGCTGGGTACTTTGAGAGCATGACCTGAAGTTTTACCATCTCTCTGCTGCTTCTATCTTCCACTTGCTATTAAGTTTTACTTGAGTTTGCTATGTACTTAATAACTCACTCAAAACCAAAAGCATGGCTGTCGTTGACGGCTCAGGAGAACCCACCCACGGCTGGGATGGGGAGAAGAAGGAATTGTAGTCAAAGATCCACGGAAAACTCAGGACGGTCCACGTGGAAAACACTGCCATTCATAGAATTGCTCCCCAGGTTACATGCTAACACTCCCTCCTCCAGGGCCTTGACGAGTGACTGGGGACGGAATCCAGGGCCGCTTCCTGCCAGCTAAGTGCTGTACATCACATTCCACCCCCAGATGGTTTACTTTTTTAGTTGGACGGGGTtttatgtagccccagctggtcttgaactcactatgtgtaGATTAGGATGACTGAAgttctgatcctgctgcctccacctccgaGTTCTTGCATTGCAGGTATACTCCGCCACCCAGTTTCTAAGATGCCTAGGAACCCACTCCAGGTTCTCATGAATACTGAGAGAGCATTCTACCAaatgagctacatctccagccttcttctgtcctttcttAAGTTGCCCTGATGAACCTTGAAATCATTCTGTATTCTGGGCAGccttgatccttctgcttcagcctccctggtagctgggattacaggcatgcaccgccaccgCCTGACATCTGGAGTACCTTTTGTTAGCATACTAGACTGTGACACAGCCCTGGTGACACAGTAGAACCAGTCATGCAGGTGACAATGGCTACGAGTTCATCCCTGGAGAACTGTTTGTGGACAGCCAGCTATCTTTGTGTCCCCCTTGTACCCACAAGGGTGTACCCTACGATTGGTCTTAGTGTCCGTGAGGTCCTAGCACATAGCCAGAATTGGGTGCCAAAGCCTTTCCCCAGCCCAGGTCTGTCTTCCACACTTGTCATAGGCAGGCTGGATCCCACAATGACCGAAAAAGATCCACAGTTGGCCTGCTCGCCCAGGCTTGGCTTTAGCGGTCCACGGTACGCCAGGAATTGATTTGTCAGCTTCCAGATAGCTGTGGAGCATGGACAGTACTTGGGGCCCTGCTCAGTCATGGACCACGAGGTGGAGGCACCCAGTGAGCTGGATACCCTTTTCCCTTGAACCTCAGCCCTGATCCAACCTCGGCTATCATAGACAGTATTTAGAGTTAGCCTGTGCTCCCAGAGGGAGGCTCCTGAGCTGGCTAAAAATCCAACATCGCATTCATCTGCTCCTAGGGGGTGAATTCTGTCCATCACCAAGTTCTGACCATGTGGAtcctgtgtgtttgtttctataGAAACATGCCGTGACCTTCTTTCTCTT
Above is a window of Microtus pennsylvanicus isolate mMicPen1 chromosome 6, mMicPen1.hap1, whole genome shotgun sequence DNA encoding:
- the Agt gene encoding angiotensinogen isoform X1, with protein sequence MSCGASTCPSDTQKQALVSTMTPTGLGLKAISFCILSWVSLAAGDRVYIHPFHLLFYSKSSCAQLESSNAETPPDPTFAPVPIQAKTSPVDEKTLHDQLVLATEKLGAEDQQRAAQVAMIANFMGFRMYKMLSEAGGVASGAILSPPALFGTLVSFYLGSLDPTASQLQALLGVPVKDRDCTSRLDGHKVLAALQTIQGLLVTQGGTSSQAPLLLSTVVGLFTAPGLRLKQPFVQGLAPFTPAIFPRSLDLATDPGLATEKINRFVKAVTGWKMNLPLEGGSKDSTLLFNTYVRFQGKMKGFSQLAGLREFWVDNSTSVSVPMLSGTGLFQHWSDSQNNFSMTRVPLGESATLLLIQPHCISDLDRVEALVFQHDFLTRIKNPPPRAIRLTLPQLEIQGSYNLQDLLAQAKLSTLLGAEANLGKISDTNPRVGEVLNSIVFELKAGEEAQPAESAQQPDSPEALDVTLSSPFLFTIYERDSGALHFLGRVGNPQSVL
- the Agt gene encoding angiotensinogen isoform X2, with the protein product MTPTGLGLKAISFCILSWVSLAAGDRVYIHPFHLLFYSKSSCAQLESSNAETPPDPTFAPVPIQAKTSPVDEKTLHDQLVLATEKLGAEDQQRAAQVAMIANFMGFRMYKMLSEAGGVASGAILSPPALFGTLVSFYLGSLDPTASQLQALLGVPVKDRDCTSRLDGHKVLAALQTIQGLLVTQGGTSSQAPLLLSTVVGLFTAPGLRLKQPFVQGLAPFTPAIFPRSLDLATDPGLATEKINRFVKAVTGWKMNLPLEGGSKDSTLLFNTYVRFQGKMKGFSQLAGLREFWVDNSTSVSVPMLSGTGLFQHWSDSQNNFSMTRVPLGESATLLLIQPHCISDLDRVEALVFQHDFLTRIKNPPPRAIRLTLPQLEIQGSYNLQDLLAQAKLSTLLGAEANLGKISDTNPRVGEVLNSIVFELKAGEEAQPAESAQQPDSPEALDVTLSSPFLFTIYERDSGALHFLGRVGNPQSVL